The proteins below come from a single Streptomyces sp. M92 genomic window:
- a CDS encoding NuoB/complex I 20 kDa subunit family protein: MGLEEKLPSGFLLTTVEQAAGWVRKSSVFPATFGLACCAIEMMTTGAGRYDLARFGMEVFRGSPRQADLMIVAGRVSQKMAPVLRQVYDQMPNPKWVISMGVCASSGGMFNNYAIVQGVDHIVPVDIYLPGCPPRPEMLMDAILKLHQKIQTSKLGVNAEEAAREAEEAALKALPTIEMKGLLR; the protein is encoded by the coding sequence ATGGGACTCGAAGAAAAACTGCCGAGCGGCTTCCTGCTGACCACCGTCGAGCAGGCCGCGGGCTGGGTACGCAAGTCGTCCGTCTTCCCCGCCACGTTCGGCCTCGCCTGCTGTGCCATCGAGATGATGACCACCGGCGCCGGCCGCTACGACCTGGCGCGCTTCGGCATGGAGGTCTTCCGCGGCTCGCCGCGGCAGGCGGACCTGATGATCGTCGCGGGCCGCGTGAGCCAGAAGATGGCGCCGGTGCTGCGGCAGGTCTACGACCAGATGCCGAACCCGAAATGGGTGATCTCCATGGGGGTCTGCGCCTCCTCGGGCGGCATGTTCAACAACTACGCGATCGTCCAGGGCGTCGACCACATCGTCCCGGTCGACATCTACCTCCCGGGCTGCCCGCCGCGGCCGGAGATGCTGATGGACGCCATCCTCAAGCTCCACCAGAAGATTCAGACCTCCAAGCTCGGGGTGAACGCCGAGGAGGCGGCCCGTGAGGCGGAGGAGGCGGCGCTCAAGGCCCTGCCCACGATCGAGATGAAGGGGCTGCTGCGGTGA
- a CDS encoding NADH-quinone oxidoreductase subunit C, with translation MSDANNTEGDKSNTPDDANGVNPEKDLSAENLPGQRGQGGEEIRVQRGMFGANNGGDTSGYGGLVRSVRLPGPASRPYGGWFDEVADELEGALEEQGLLPDNAIEKTVVDRDELTFHIEREHLVRVARTLRDDPALRFELCTGVSGVHYPNDKGRELHAVYHLRSITHNRLIRLEVSAPDADPHIPSLFAVYPTNDWHERETYDFFGIVFDGHPALTRIMMPDDWQGFPQRKDYPLGGIPVEYKGAQIPAPDQRRSYS, from the coding sequence GTGAGCGACGCGAACAACACCGAGGGTGACAAGAGCAACACCCCGGATGACGCGAACGGGGTGAACCCCGAGAAGGACCTGTCCGCCGAGAACCTCCCCGGCCAGCGCGGTCAGGGCGGCGAGGAGATCCGCGTCCAGCGCGGCATGTTCGGCGCCAACAACGGCGGCGACACCTCCGGCTACGGCGGCCTGGTCCGCTCCGTCCGGCTCCCCGGGCCGGCGAGCCGGCCCTACGGCGGCTGGTTCGACGAGGTCGCCGACGAACTCGAGGGCGCGCTGGAGGAGCAGGGACTCCTGCCCGACAACGCCATCGAGAAGACGGTCGTCGACCGCGACGAGCTGACCTTCCACATCGAGCGCGAGCACCTGGTCCGCGTCGCCCGCACCCTGCGCGACGACCCGGCCCTGCGCTTCGAACTGTGCACCGGCGTCAGCGGCGTCCACTACCCGAACGACAAGGGCCGCGAGCTGCACGCCGTCTACCACCTGCGCTCGATCACCCACAACCGGCTGATCCGCCTGGAGGTCAGCGCCCCCGACGCCGATCCGCACATCCCGTCGCTCTTCGCGGTCTACCCGACGAACGACTGGCACGAGCGCGAGACGTACGACTTCTTCGGCATCGTCTTCGACGGCCACCCGGCGCTGACGCGGATCATGATGCCGGACGACTGGCAGGGCTTTCCGCAGCGCAAGGACTACCCCCTCGGCGGCATCCCCGTCGAGTACAAGGGCGCCCAGATCCCGGCTCCGGACCAGCGGAGGTCGTACTCATGA
- a CDS encoding NADH-quinone oxidoreductase subunit D, producing MSTSHASPRETTEGTVYTVTGGDWDEVVQAAARADDERIVVNMGPQHPSTHGVLRLILEIDGETVTEARCGIGYLHTGIEKNLEYRTWTQGTTFVTRMDYLTSFFNETAYCLGVEKLLGIEDEIPDRATIIRVLLMELNRLSSHLVCIATGGMELGATTIMIYGFRDRELVLDIYELITGLRMNHAFIRPGGLAQDLPPGAVDHIREFVKKMKKNLPEYDKLATGNPIFKARMQDVGYLDLAGCMALGATGPVLRSTGLPHDLRKAQPYCGYETYDFDVPTADTCDAYGRFLIRLEEMRQSLRIVEQCLDRLQPGPVMVADKKIAWPAQLALGPDGLGNSLDHIKKIMGTSMEALIHHFKLVTEGFRVPPGQTYTAVESPKGELGVHVVSDGGTRPFRVHFRDPSFTNLQAMAAMCEGGQVADVIVAVASLDPVMGGVDR from the coding sequence ATGAGCACTTCGCACGCCTCCCCTCGCGAGACCACCGAGGGCACCGTCTACACGGTCACCGGCGGCGACTGGGACGAGGTCGTCCAGGCCGCGGCCCGCGCCGACGACGAGCGCATCGTCGTCAACATGGGGCCGCAGCACCCCTCCACCCACGGCGTGCTCCGCCTGATCCTCGAGATCGACGGCGAGACGGTCACCGAAGCCCGCTGCGGCATCGGCTACCTGCACACCGGCATCGAGAAGAACCTCGAGTACCGGACGTGGACCCAGGGCACCACCTTCGTGACGCGCATGGACTACCTGACGTCGTTCTTCAACGAGACGGCGTACTGTCTGGGCGTCGAGAAGCTGCTCGGCATCGAGGACGAGATCCCGGACCGGGCCACGATCATCCGGGTCCTGCTGATGGAGCTGAACCGGCTCTCCTCCCACCTGGTGTGCATCGCCACCGGCGGCATGGAACTCGGCGCCACCACGATCATGATCTACGGCTTCCGTGATCGTGAACTCGTTCTCGACATCTACGAGCTGATCACCGGCCTGCGGATGAACCACGCGTTCATCCGCCCGGGCGGACTCGCCCAGGACCTGCCGCCCGGCGCGGTGGACCACATCCGCGAGTTCGTGAAGAAGATGAAGAAGAACCTCCCGGAGTACGACAAGCTCGCCACCGGGAACCCCATCTTCAAGGCCCGCATGCAGGACGTCGGCTATCTCGACCTGGCCGGCTGCATGGCCCTCGGCGCCACCGGCCCGGTCCTCCGGTCCACCGGCCTGCCGCACGACCTGCGCAAGGCGCAGCCGTACTGCGGCTACGAGACGTACGACTTCGACGTCCCGACCGCCGACACCTGCGACGCCTACGGCCGCTTCCTGATCCGGCTGGAGGAGATGCGCCAGTCGCTCCGGATCGTCGAGCAGTGCCTGGACCGGCTCCAGCCCGGCCCGGTCATGGTCGCCGACAAGAAGATCGCCTGGCCCGCCCAGCTCGCCCTGGGACCGGACGGACTCGGCAACTCCCTCGACCACATCAAGAAGATCATGGGCACCTCCATGGAGGCTCTGATCCACCACTTCAAGCTGGTCACGGAGGGCTTCCGCGTGCCGCCGGGCCAGACCTACACGGCGGTGGAATCGCCCAAGGGCGAGCTCGGGGTGCACGTCGTCTCCGACGGCGGCACCCGCCCCTTCCGGGTCCACTTCCGCGACCCGTCCTTCACCAATCTGCAGGCCATGGCGGCGATGTGCGAGGGCGGCCAGGTCGCCGACGTCATCGTCGCCGTGGCGTCCCTCGACCCCGTGATGGGAGGCGTCGACCGGTGA
- the nuoE gene encoding NADH-quinone oxidoreductase subunit NuoE: MTTSSSERGVSLGMPELPAPAYPDDVRARLETDAREVIARYPDSRSALLPLLHLVQSEEGHVTRTGMQFCADMLDLTTAEVTAVATFYTMYRRRPSGDYQVGVCTNTLCAVMGGDAIFESLQEHLGVGNGETTGDGKVTLEHIECNAACDFAPVVMVNWEFFDNQTPASVRRLVDDLRAGRPVTPTRGAPLCTFKETARILAGFPDERDGAVAAGGSAGPASLAGLKLAKGEASAARVVHPRDGGPHDAPQDRAVHDPSPTEHLSSHDAPQDTSASDPSHPAGPTAEEGE, encoded by the coding sequence GTGACCACCTCTTCTTCGGAGCGGGGCGTCAGCCTGGGCATGCCGGAACTGCCCGCGCCCGCCTACCCGGACGACGTCCGGGCCCGGCTGGAGACCGACGCGCGCGAGGTCATCGCACGCTACCCGGACTCCCGGTCCGCCCTCCTGCCCCTGCTGCACCTCGTGCAGTCCGAGGAGGGGCACGTCACGCGCACCGGGATGCAGTTCTGCGCGGACATGCTGGACCTCACCACGGCCGAGGTCACCGCGGTCGCCACCTTCTACACCATGTACCGGCGCAGGCCGAGCGGGGACTACCAGGTCGGCGTCTGCACCAACACGCTGTGCGCGGTGATGGGCGGCGACGCGATCTTCGAGTCCCTCCAGGAACACCTGGGCGTCGGCAACGGCGAGACCACCGGGGACGGCAAGGTCACCCTGGAGCACATCGAGTGCAACGCGGCTTGCGACTTCGCGCCGGTCGTGATGGTCAACTGGGAGTTCTTCGACAACCAGACCCCGGCCAGCGTCAGGCGCCTCGTGGACGACCTGCGCGCGGGACGGCCGGTGACGCCCACGCGCGGTGCGCCGCTGTGCACCTTCAAGGAGACCGCCCGGATCCTGGCGGGCTTCCCCGACGAGCGGGACGGCGCCGTCGCGGCCGGCGGCAGCGCGGGTCCCGCCTCCCTGGCCGGGCTCAAGCTGGCCAAGGGCGAGGCGTCCGCCGCACGCGTGGTGCACCCGCGGGACGGCGGACCGCACGACGCACCGCAGGACCGGGCCGTGCACGACCCGTCCCCGACGGAACACCTGAGCTCGCACGACGCGCCGCAGGACACATCGGCATCCGACCCTTCCCACCCGGCAGGGCCTACCGCCGAGGAGGGGGAGTGA
- the nuoF gene encoding NADH-quinone oxidoreductase subunit NuoF has protein sequence MMTVAAEIKGTSPEKLLAPVLSAFWDEDESWTLDVYRRHEGYEGLRKALAMSPDDLIAYVKDSGLRGRGGAGFPTGMKWQFIPQGDGKPHYLVVNADESEPGTCKDIPLLFANPHSLIEGIVIACYAIRSSHAFIYLRGEVVPVLRRLHEAVREAYAAGFLGENILGSGLDLELTVHAGAGAYICGEETALLDSLEGRRGQPRLRPPFPAVAGLYACPTVVNNVESIASVPAILNKGKDWFRSMGSEKSPGFTLYSLSGHVAGPGQYEAPLGITLRQLLDMSGGMRPGHRLKFWTPGGSSTPMFTDEHLDVPLDYEGVGAAGSMLGTKALQCFDETTCVVRAVTRWTEFYAHESCGKCTPCREGTYWLVQLLRDIEAGKGVMSDLDKLNDIADNINGKSFCALGDGAASPIFSSLKYFREEYEQHITGRGCPFDPAKSTAWADRTEVNA, from the coding sequence GTGATGACCGTGGCAGCCGAGATCAAGGGCACCAGTCCGGAGAAGCTGCTCGCACCCGTGCTGTCGGCCTTCTGGGACGAGGACGAGTCCTGGACTCTGGACGTCTACCGGAGGCACGAGGGGTACGAGGGGCTCCGCAAGGCGCTGGCGATGTCGCCGGACGACCTGATCGCGTACGTCAAGGACTCGGGTCTGCGCGGACGCGGCGGCGCGGGGTTCCCGACGGGGATGAAGTGGCAGTTCATTCCCCAGGGAGATGGCAAGCCTCACTATCTAGTTGTCAACGCCGACGAATCGGAGCCGGGGACCTGCAAGGACATCCCGCTCCTCTTCGCGAACCCGCACAGCCTCATCGAGGGCATCGTCATCGCGTGTTATGCCATCAGGTCTTCGCATGCCTTCATCTATCTGCGTGGTGAAGTCGTCCCAGTGCTGCGGCGGTTGCACGAGGCCGTGCGCGAGGCCTACGCGGCCGGCTTCCTCGGCGAGAACATCCTGGGCAGCGGACTCGACCTCGAACTCACCGTGCACGCGGGCGCGGGCGCGTACATCTGCGGTGAGGAGACCGCACTGCTCGACTCGCTCGAAGGCCGCCGGGGTCAACCGCGGCTCCGTCCCCCCTTCCCTGCCGTCGCGGGCCTCTACGCGTGCCCGACTGTGGTGAATAACGTCGAATCGATCGCGTCGGTTCCCGCGATCCTGAACAAGGGCAAGGACTGGTTCAGGTCGATGGGCAGCGAGAAGTCCCCGGGCTTCACGCTCTACTCGCTCAGCGGCCACGTCGCGGGTCCCGGCCAGTACGAGGCCCCGCTCGGCATCACGCTGCGCCAGCTCCTCGACATGAGCGGCGGCATGCGCCCGGGCCACCGGCTGAAGTTCTGGACGCCGGGCGGCTCCTCGACGCCGATGTTCACCGACGAGCACCTTGACGTCCCCCTCGACTACGAGGGAGTGGGCGCCGCCGGATCCATGCTCGGCACCAAGGCGCTCCAGTGCTTCGACGAGACGACCTGCGTCGTGCGGGCCGTCACCCGCTGGACCGAGTTCTACGCCCACGAGTCCTGCGGCAAGTGCACGCCCTGCCGCGAGGGCACGTACTGGCTCGTCCAGCTGCTGCGCGACATCGAGGCCGGCAAGGGCGTGATGTCCGACCTCGACAAGCTGAACGACATCGCCGACAACATCAACGGCAAGTCCTTCTGCGCCCTCGGCGACGGTGCCGCCTCGCCGATCTTCTCCTCGCTCAAGTACTTCCGCGAGGAGTACGAGCAGCACATCACGGGCCGCGGCTGTCCCTTCGACCCGGCCAAGTCGACGGCCTGGGCCGACCGCACGGAGGTGAACGCATGA
- a CDS encoding NADH-quinone oxidoreductase subunit G translates to MTVTTNAPSGGGEAAVPPEDLVSLTIDGAEISVPKGTLVIRAAEQLGIEIPRFCDHPLLDPAGACRQCIVEVEGQRKPMASCTITCTDGMVVKTHLTSPVAEKAQHGVMELLLINHPLDCPVCDKGGECPLQNQAMSHGQADSRFEGKKRTYEKPVPISTQVLLDRERCVLCARCTRFSNQVAGDPMIELIERGALQQVGTGEGDPFESYFSGNTIQICPVGALTSAAYRFRSRPFDLISSPSVCEHCSGGCATRTDHRRGKVMRRLAANDPEVNEEWICDKGRFGFRYAQQRDRLTTPLVRGAEGELEPASWPEALQIAAQGLLASRGRTGVLAGGRLTVEDAYAYSKFARVALDTNDIDFRARVHSTEEADFLAARVAGRGRDLDGTGVTYTALEKAPAVLLVGFESEEEAPGVFLRLRKAWRKHGQKVFSLATHATRGLEKAGGTLLPAAPGTETEWLDALASGVGLEDGGTQAAEALRAEGAVIVVGERLASVAGGLTSAVRTASATGARLVWIPRRAGERGAIEAGALPSLLPGGRPATDPRAREEVAAVWGLADLPHRYGRDTGEIVEAAARGELQALLVAGVEVADLPDPARARAALAEAGFVVSLELRPSEVTEKADVVLPVAAVAEKAGTFLDWEGRARIFEAALKPDQMTRRLAPTDARVLQMLADAMDVHLGLPDLRTTRAEIDRLGAWDGPRAGEPLYTAGALPRPAAGEAVLAGHRLLLDQGLLQQGDEALAGTRHAARARVSAATAAEAGVKDGDLLAVTGPAGAVEFPLQITEMPDRVVWLPLNSAGNGVASDAGVLPGTLVRIGPATLAGEAPKEVEA, encoded by the coding sequence ATGACCGTGACCACCAATGCTCCCTCGGGAGGGGGAGAGGCGGCGGTCCCGCCGGAGGACCTCGTATCGCTGACGATCGACGGCGCCGAGATCAGCGTGCCCAAGGGCACCCTGGTCATCCGGGCCGCCGAACAGCTCGGCATCGAGATCCCCCGGTTCTGCGACCACCCCCTCCTCGACCCGGCCGGCGCATGCCGCCAGTGCATCGTCGAGGTCGAGGGCCAGCGCAAGCCCATGGCCTCCTGCACCATCACCTGCACCGACGGCATGGTGGTGAAGACCCACCTGACCTCGCCCGTCGCGGAGAAGGCCCAGCACGGTGTGATGGAGCTGCTGCTCATCAACCACCCGCTGGACTGCCCGGTCTGCGACAAGGGCGGCGAGTGCCCGCTGCAGAACCAGGCGATGTCGCACGGCCAGGCGGACTCCCGCTTCGAAGGAAAGAAGCGGACGTACGAGAAGCCCGTGCCGATCTCCACGCAGGTGCTGCTCGACCGCGAGCGGTGCGTGCTGTGCGCCCGCTGCACCCGGTTCTCCAACCAGGTCGCGGGCGACCCGATGATCGAGCTGATCGAGCGGGGTGCGCTCCAGCAGGTCGGCACCGGCGAGGGCGACCCCTTCGAGTCGTACTTCTCCGGCAACACCATCCAGATCTGCCCGGTCGGCGCGCTCACCTCGGCGGCGTACCGGTTCCGCTCCCGCCCCTTCGACCTGATCTCCTCGCCGTCGGTGTGCGAGCACTGCTCCGGCGGCTGCGCGACCCGCACCGACCACCGGCGCGGCAAGGTCATGCGGCGCCTGGCGGCCAACGACCCCGAGGTCAACGAGGAGTGGATCTGCGACAAGGGCCGCTTCGGCTTCCGGTACGCGCAGCAGCGGGACCGGCTGACGACGCCCCTGGTGCGAGGCGCCGAGGGCGAGCTGGAGCCCGCCTCCTGGCCGGAGGCCCTGCAGATCGCCGCGCAGGGGCTGCTCGCCTCCAGGGGCCGGACCGGTGTCCTGGCCGGCGGGCGGCTCACCGTGGAGGACGCCTACGCGTACAGCAAGTTCGCGCGCGTGGCGCTCGACACCAACGACATCGACTTCCGCGCGCGCGTGCACAGCACCGAGGAGGCCGACTTCCTGGCCGCCCGGGTCGCCGGGCGCGGCCGCGACCTCGACGGCACGGGAGTCACGTACACCGCGCTGGAGAAGGCGCCCGCCGTCCTGCTGGTCGGGTTCGAGTCCGAGGAGGAGGCGCCCGGCGTCTTCCTGCGGCTGCGCAAGGCCTGGCGCAAGCACGGGCAGAAGGTCTTCTCGCTGGCCACGCACGCCACGCGGGGCCTGGAGAAGGCCGGCGGCACCCTGCTGCCGGCGGCTCCCGGCACCGAGACCGAGTGGCTGGACGCCCTCGCCAGCGGCGTCGGCCTGGAGGACGGTGGCACCCAGGCCGCCGAGGCACTGCGCGCCGAGGGCGCCGTGATCGTCGTGGGCGAGCGGCTGGCGTCCGTGGCCGGGGGCCTCACCTCCGCGGTACGGACCGCCTCCGCGACCGGCGCGCGGCTGGTGTGGATCCCGCGCCGGGCCGGGGAGCGCGGTGCCATCGAGGCGGGGGCGCTGCCCTCGCTGCTGCCGGGCGGACGCCCGGCGACCGACCCGCGCGCGCGTGAGGAGGTCGCCGCGGTCTGGGGCCTGGCCGACCTCCCGCACCGCTACGGCCGCGACACCGGTGAGATCGTCGAGGCCGCCGCCCGGGGCGAGCTCCAGGCACTGCTCGTGGCGGGAGTGGAGGTCGCCGACCTGCCCGATCCGGCACGCGCGCGTGCGGCACTCGCGGAGGCCGGGTTCGTGGTCTCCCTGGAGCTGCGGCCCAGCGAGGTCACCGAGAAGGCCGACGTCGTCCTGCCGGTCGCCGCGGTCGCCGAGAAGGCCGGGACCTTCCTCGACTGGGAGGGCCGGGCGCGCATCTTCGAGGCCGCGCTCAAGCCCGACCAGATGACCCGCCGCCTCGCCCCCACCGACGCCCGCGTCCTGCAGATGCTGGCCGACGCCATGGACGTGCACCTGGGTCTGCCGGACCTGCGCACCACCCGCGCGGAGATCGACCGGCTCGGTGCCTGGGACGGGCCGCGGGCCGGCGAACCGCTGTACACCGCGGGCGCGCTGCCCCGGCCGGCCGCCGGCGAGGCGGTACTGGCCGGGCACCGGCTGCTGCTCGACCAAGGACTGCTCCAGCAGGGCGACGAGGCGCTGGCCGGCACCCGGCACGCCGCCCGCGCGCGCGTGTCCGCCGCCACCGCCGCCGAGGCCGGCGTCAAGGACGGCGACCTCCTGGCGGTCACCGGACCCGCCGGTGCCGTCGAATTCCCGCTCCAGATCACCGAGATGCCCGACCGGGTGGTCTGGCTCCCGCTGAACTCGGCCGGCAACGGCGTCGCCTCCGACGCCGGGGTGCTGCCCGGGACCCTCGTCCGCATCGGTCCGGCCACGCTCGCGGGCGAGGCCCCCAAGGAGGTGGAGGCATGA
- the nuoH gene encoding NADH-quinone oxidoreductase subunit NuoH — MSPYLAAEDLSMFGTDPWWLVVVKAVFCFAFLMVTVLFSIVWERKVVAWMQLRIGPNRHGPWGMLQSLADGIKLMLKEDVVVKRADKVVYVLAPIVAAIPAFMAIAVIPFGPAGNEISIFGQRTAMQLTDLPIALLYILAVASIGIYGMVLAGWSSGSTYPLLGGLRSCAQMISYEIAMGAAFASVFLYSGSMSTSEIVAQQGDRWYIVLLPVSFILYIVTMVGETNRAPFDMPESEGDLVGGFNTEYSSIKFAMFMLAEYVNMVTVSAVATTLFLGGWRAPWPVSTFWEGANHGWWPLLWFVVKVQLLLFFFIWLRGTLPRVRYDQLMKLGWKVLIPVSLVWLMLVATVRALRNENYEFTDIALYIGGGVLVLLVLSFVVDMYRDKGKRAEAPAEEPAAFDPMAGGFPVPPLPGQELPPVPRRRPRRERELIVSGGPDTHSDGSTGGSAGGSTDGKEASDG, encoded by the coding sequence ATGAGCCCGTACCTCGCCGCTGAAGACCTCTCGATGTTCGGCACCGACCCGTGGTGGCTGGTCGTCGTCAAGGCGGTCTTCTGCTTCGCCTTCCTGATGGTGACCGTGCTGTTCTCCATCGTGTGGGAGCGCAAGGTCGTCGCCTGGATGCAGCTGCGCATCGGCCCCAACCGGCACGGCCCCTGGGGCATGCTCCAGTCGCTCGCCGACGGCATCAAGCTGATGCTCAAGGAAGACGTCGTCGTCAAGCGCGCCGACAAGGTGGTGTACGTCCTCGCGCCGATCGTCGCCGCCATCCCGGCCTTCATGGCGATCGCGGTGATCCCCTTCGGGCCTGCCGGCAATGAGATCTCGATCTTCGGCCAGCGCACCGCCATGCAGCTCACCGACCTGCCGATCGCGCTGCTCTACATCCTCGCGGTCGCCTCGATCGGCATCTACGGCATGGTGCTGGCGGGTTGGAGCTCGGGATCGACGTACCCGCTCCTCGGCGGCCTGCGCTCCTGCGCGCAGATGATCTCCTACGAGATCGCGATGGGCGCCGCGTTCGCCTCGGTCTTCCTCTACTCGGGGTCGATGTCGACGTCGGAGATCGTCGCCCAGCAGGGCGACCGCTGGTACATCGTGCTGCTGCCGGTCTCCTTCATCCTCTACATCGTCACCATGGTCGGCGAGACCAACCGGGCCCCCTTCGACATGCCGGAGTCCGAGGGCGACCTGGTGGGCGGTTTCAACACCGAGTACTCGTCGATCAAGTTCGCGATGTTCATGCTCGCCGAGTACGTGAACATGGTGACGGTCTCGGCGGTCGCCACCACGCTCTTCCTCGGCGGCTGGCGGGCACCGTGGCCGGTCAGCACCTTCTGGGAGGGTGCCAACCACGGTTGGTGGCCGCTGCTCTGGTTCGTGGTCAAGGTGCAGCTGCTGCTGTTCTTCTTCATCTGGCTGCGCGGGACGCTCCCGCGCGTCCGCTACGACCAGCTGATGAAGCTCGGCTGGAAGGTCCTCATCCCGGTCTCCCTGGTCTGGCTGATGCTGGTGGCGACCGTGCGGGCCCTGCGCAACGAGAACTACGAGTTCACCGACATCGCCCTCTACATCGGCGGCGGAGTCCTGGTCCTGCTGGTGCTGTCCTTCGTCGTCGACATGTACCGCGACAAGGGCAAGCGGGCCGAGGCCCCGGCCGAGGAACCGGCCGCCTTCGACCCGATGGCCGGCGGGTTCCCCGTACCGCCGCTGCCCGGGCAGGAGCTGCCGCCGGTGCCCAGGCGCCGTCCGCGCCGGGAGCGGGAGCTGATTGTCAGTGGTGGGCCCGATACTCACAGTGACGGATCTACGGGTGGATCTGCGGGTGGATCTACGGATGGAAAGGAGGCGTCCGATGGCTGA
- the nuoI gene encoding NADH-quinone oxidoreductase subunit NuoI: MAEEPKETDPGFLNPVAGFGVTFKAMFKKRLTEQYPEQQKTTAPRFHGRHQLNRHPDGLEKCVGCELCAWACPADAIYVEGADNTDEERYSPGERYGRVYQINYARCILCGLCIEACPTRALTMTNDFELADSSRANLIFTKDQLLAGLEEGMVDSPHAIYPGTDEQDYYRGLVTEAAPGTVQQVAHSKGEVVQEGDSTFGGTEPASEEVIRR, from the coding sequence ATGGCTGAGGAACCGAAGGAGACCGACCCCGGTTTCCTGAACCCCGTGGCCGGCTTCGGCGTGACCTTCAAGGCCATGTTCAAGAAGCGGCTGACCGAGCAGTACCCGGAGCAGCAGAAGACCACCGCTCCGCGCTTCCACGGACGGCACCAGCTCAACCGCCATCCGGACGGCCTGGAGAAGTGCGTCGGCTGTGAGCTGTGCGCCTGGGCGTGTCCCGCCGACGCCATCTACGTGGAGGGCGCGGACAACACCGACGAGGAGCGCTACTCGCCGGGCGAGCGGTACGGCCGCGTCTACCAGATCAACTACGCCCGCTGCATCCTGTGCGGCCTGTGCATCGAAGCGTGCCCCACGCGTGCGCTGACGATGACCAACGACTTCGAACTGGCCGACTCCAGTCGCGCCAACCTCATCTTCACCAAGGACCAGCTCCTCGCCGGTCTGGAGGAGGGCATGGTCGACTCGCCTCACGCCATCTATCCGGGCACGGACGAGCAGGACTACTACCGGGGCCTGGTGACCGAGGCCGCGCCCGGCACCGTCCAGCAGGTCGCGCACTCCAAGGGCGAGGTCGTCCAGGAGGGCGACTCGACGTTCGGCGGGACCGAGCCGGCCTCGGAGGAGGTGATCCGCCGATGA
- a CDS encoding NADH-quinone oxidoreductase subunit J has translation MSAQLAAAATLSAGTSTGEAVQFWILGTVAVIGALCTVFMKKAVHSALCLAGTMIVLAVFYLANGAYFLGVVQIIVYTGAIMMLFLFVVMLVGVTAADSLKETIKGQRWLALLSGLGFGILLIGGIGNASVSEFTGLGQANANGNVEGLASLIFTKYVFAFEITGALLITAAVGAMVLTHRERTERAATQRELAEKRVREGKYLPPLPAPGVYARHNAVDIAGLLPDGTPSELTVSKTLRDRGQIRDVSADALNDLKALEQRAEERLERTAVDPANFKRSEEASK, from the coding sequence ATGAGCGCGCAGCTCGCCGCCGCGGCGACTCTCTCCGCCGGCACCTCGACCGGAGAGGCCGTCCAGTTCTGGATCCTCGGCACCGTCGCGGTGATCGGCGCCCTGTGCACCGTCTTCATGAAGAAGGCAGTGCACAGCGCGCTCTGCCTCGCCGGAACCATGATCGTCCTGGCGGTGTTCTACCTCGCCAACGGTGCCTACTTCCTCGGCGTGGTGCAGATCATCGTCTACACCGGCGCGATCATGATGCTGTTCCTGTTCGTGGTGATGCTCGTAGGCGTCACCGCGGCGGACTCCCTGAAGGAGACCATCAAGGGCCAGCGCTGGCTGGCCCTGCTTTCCGGGCTCGGCTTCGGCATCCTGCTGATCGGCGGCATCGGCAACGCCTCGGTCAGCGAGTTCACCGGCCTCGGCCAGGCGAACGCGAACGGCAACGTGGAGGGACTCGCGTCCCTCATCTTCACCAAGTACGTCTTCGCCTTCGAGATCACCGGCGCCCTGCTCATCACGGCCGCGGTCGGCGCCATGGTGCTCACCCACCGCGAGCGCACCGAGCGGGCCGCGACCCAGCGGGAGCTGGCCGAGAAGCGCGTCCGCGAGGGCAAGTACCTGCCGCCGCTGCCCGCACCCGGCGTCTACGCCCGGCACAACGCGGTCGACATCGCGGGCCTGCTGCCCGACGGCACCCCCTCCGAGCTGACCGTCAGCAAGACGCTGCGCGATCGGGGGCAGATCCGCGACGTCTCGGCGGACGCGCTCAACGACCTCAAGGCACTGGAGCAGCGTGCCGAGGAGCGCCTGGAGCGAACGGCGGTCGACCCGGCCAACTTCAAGCGGTCCGAGGAGGCGTCGAAGTGA
- the nuoK gene encoding NADH-quinone oxidoreductase subunit NuoK gives MNPVNYLYLAALLFTIGATGVLIRRNAIVVFMCVELMLNACNLAFVAFSRMHGNLDGQIIAFFTMVVAAAEVVVGLAIIVSLFRSRHSASVDDASLMKL, from the coding sequence GTGAACCCCGTGAACTACCTCTATCTCGCGGCCCTGTTGTTCACGATCGGTGCCACCGGCGTGCTGATCAGGCGCAACGCGATCGTGGTGTTCATGTGCGTGGAGCTGATGCTCAACGCCTGCAACCTCGCGTTCGTCGCCTTCTCCCGCATGCACGGCAACCTCGACGGCCAGATCATCGCCTTCTTCACGATGGTCGTCGCCGCCGCGGAGGTCGTGGTCGGGCTCGCGATCATCGTGTCCCTGTTCCGTTCCCGCCACTCGGCCTCGGTCGACGACGCCAGCCTGATGAAGCTGTAA